The following is a genomic window from Micrococcus cohnii.
CCGGGCTGCTCGTGCTCTCGGGCATGCTGCTGGTCGTCTCGCTGCGCCGACCCCCGCGGGCCTACCTGGCCGGCAAGCTGCGCAAGATCGCCTGGCCCTGGCTCGTGTGGACCGCCGCGATGATCCCCGCGTTCGGGATCGAGTACGCCACGCAGCCGACGTGGTGGCTCAACGGCACCCACACCTGGTTCCTCACCGTCATTTTCGTCGGCTACGTCCTCGGGCTGGTGCTGAGGCCCGTCCCACCGGCGGTGACCGCTCTCGGCCTGTTCGCGGCCGGCATGCTGATCGAGCCGCAGGGGAACGAGTGGCTGCTCGTCGTCGACCGCATCACCTGGTACGGCGGGTTCTTCTTCGTCGGTGCCGGGCTCGCCCGCTGGCGCGAGTCGTGGAACCGCATTCCGTGGCCCGTCATGGTCCTGCCCGTGGCCTTCACGCTGCTCTGGGCCGGGATCGCGGTGCGGGCCGGTGGCCATCCCGAGGACCACACCGTGCTCACAGCCACGGCCGCCGTCATCGGAGTGCTCAGCGTGCTGTGGCTGTTCGGCCGTCTGCCCGAGACGCCGCCGATGCGCTGGCTCGGCGCGGCAGGACGGCACTCGCTCGTGCTCTTCGTGGCGCACTATTCGGTGATCCGGCTGCTGCGGCGGGTCGAGTGGATGCCCGAGGGGATCGCGGGCGTCGCGGTGCTCTTCGCCGCCGGCCTGGGCACGGGCGTCGTGTTCGTGTTGCTGTACCCGCGGGTGCGTTGGCTGTTCGAGTTCCCCCGCCGACGCGTCTGAGGCTCAGGGCCGCCCGGAGGTCACCAGCCGCGTTCGCGCCAGGCCGGCAGCTGCGGCCGCTGCGCGCCCAGAGTCGTGGACGCCCCGTGGCCGGGATGCACGTGGGTGTCGTCGGCGTACACGTCGAACAGGCGTGCTTCGACGTCGTCGATCAGGCTCGTGAAGCGCTCGGGGTCCTGGTCCGTGTTGCCGACGCCGCCGGGGAAGAGGGAGTCGCCCGTGAACACCACGGGAGCCTCGTCCGGCCCCGGTTCGTAGACCACGGCGATCGACCCGGGGGTGTGGCCGCGTAGCCCGACCACGTCGAGCAGAATCCCGGCCACACCGACGGTGTCGGCGTGCTCCAGGCGAGCGTCGATCTCGACGCCGGTCTGCTCGGCGATCGCGTCCGCGTCCTCGGCCCCGGCGTAGAGCACCGCGTCGTGCTCGGCGGCCAGCTCCGCGAGCGCTCGGACGTGGTCCCAGTGCCGGTGCGTGGTCACGATTGCGTCGAGCCGGGTGTGGCAGGGGGTGTCCGCCGCGGCGGAGGAGAGCAGGCCGCGCACCGCCTCGAGGTCGTCGGCCGCGTCGATCAGCACCTGTGCCCCCGTCGTCGTGGAGGTGAGCAGGTACACGTTGTTGTCCATCTCGGACACGGAGCAGGCCCGCACGGTGACGGCGGGCAGGTCGTGGAGCAGACGGACGTCGGTGGATCGGGACATGCGGGGAAGTCTACGCACGAGCGTCCGGGAGGGCACAGCGGACGTCGGACGCCTACACTGGCCGGGTGTCGAACACGTCTGCGAACCCCACCGCCCCCGCCGCGCACGGCCTCGCATCCGGACCGGCCGGCACCGCGTCCGCCGCGTCCGTGGAGCCCGACCGGATCGTCGTGCAGGGCGCGCGCGAGCACAATCTGAAGAACGTCGACGTCTCGCTGCCTCGTGACTCGATGGTCGTCTTCACGGGCCTGTCCGGCTCGGGCAAGTCCTCCCTGGCCTTCGACACGATCTTCGCCGAGGGTCAGCGCCGCTACGTCGAGTCCCTGTCCTCCTACGCGCGCATGTTCCTGGGACGCGTGGACAAGCCCGCCGTCGACTTCATCGAGGGCCTGTCTCCGGCGGTGTCGATCGACCAGAAGTCCACGAACCGCAACCCGCGTTCCACGGTCGGCACCATCACGGAGATCTACGACTACATGCGTCTGCTGTGGGCGCGGGTCGGCGTGCCCCACTGTGCGGACTGCGGCGAGCCCGTCGACCGGCAGACCCCGCAGCAGATCGTCGACCAGCTGTTGCGGCTGCCCGAGCGCACCCGGTTCCAGGTGCTGGCCCCCGTGGTGCGCGGTCGCAAGGGCGAGTTCGTGGATCTGTTCTCCTCGTTGGCCGCCCAGGGCTTCTCCCGCGCGGTCGTCGACGGTGAACTCGTCCAGCTCTCCGACCCGCCGTCGCTGAAGAAGCAGGTCAAGCACACGATCGCCGTCGTGGTCGACCGCCTGGCCATGAAGGAGGGCATCCGCCAGCGTCTGACCGACTCGGTGGAGACGGCCCTGCGTCTGGCCGAGGGGCTGGTCGTCGTCGATTTCGTGGACATCGAGGTCGTCGAGGAGAAGGGCAAGAAGAACACCGCCGAGCTCTCCGGGCGCGATGCCGAGGGGCGGCCACGCTACCGGCAGTTCTCCGAGAAGCTCTCCTGCCCCAACGGTCACGAGCAGACGGTCGACGAGATCGAGCCGCGCTCGTTCTCCTTCAACAACCCGTTCGGTGCGTGCCCCGAGTGCACGGGAATCGGCTCGCGTCTGCAGGTCGATGAGGATCTCGTGGTGCCCAATGACGAGGCCTCCCTGGCCGACGGCGCGATCGCCCCGTGGTCGCTGGGCAAGTCCACCTCTCAGTACTGGGAGCGGGTGCTCGAGGGCCTCGCCGCCGACCTGGGCTTTCGCATGGACACGCCGTGGAAGGAGCTGCCGGACACGGTCCGGCACGCCGTGCTGCACGGCAAGGACTTCAAGGTCGAGGTCTCGTTCCGCAACCGGTTCGGCCGCGAGCGCCGCTACACGACCGGCTTCGAGGGCGTCGTGCCCTACGTGGCGCGCAAACACCTGGAGACCGAGTCGGACTCGGCCCGTGAGCGCTACGAGTCGTTCATGCGTCAGATCCCGTGCCCGGCCTGCCACGGGGCCCGGCTGAACCCGACGGTGCTCAACGTGCTCGTCGAAGGGCGTTCGATCGCCGAGGCGACCGCCCTGCCGCTGCGCGAGGCTCGTGACTTCTTCGCGGGCCTGGACCTGGACGACCGGCAGCGGCAGATCGCCGACCAGGTCCTCAAGGAGCTGCTGGCCCGCCTGACGTTCCTGCTCGACGTGGGCCTGGAATACCTGAACCTGGAACGCTCGGCGGGCACGCTCTCCGGCGGCGAGGCGCAGCGGATCCGACTGGCCACGCAGATCGGCTCGGGCCTGGTCGGCGTGCTGTACGTGCTGGACGAGCCCTCGATCGGCCTGCATCAGCGCGACAACCGTCGACTCATCGAGACCCTGCTGCGGCTGCGAGACCTGGGCAACACGCTCATCGTCGTCGAGCACGACGAGGACACGATCGCCGAAGCCGACTGGATCGTCGACATCGGCCCGAACGCCGGCGAGCGCGGGGGAGAGGTCGTTCATTCCGGCTCCCTCGAGGACCTGCGCGCCAACACCCGGTCGATCACGGGCGACTACCTCGCCGGCCGGCGGCGCATCGAGGTTCCCGCAGCCCGCCGACCGGTCGACCCGCAGCGTGTGCTGCGCGTGCGCGGCGCCCGGGAGAACAACCTCAAGGACGTGACCGCGACGATCCCCCTGGGCGTGTTCACCGCGGTCACGGGCGTCTCCGGCTCGGGCAAGTCCACGCTGATCAACGAGATCCTGTACAAGGTGCTCGCCAATCGTCTCAACGGGGCCAAGCACGTGCCGGGACGGCACCGCACCGTCGAGGGCGTGGACCAGCTCGACAAGGTGGTGCACGTGGACCAGAGCCCGATCGGGCGCACCCCGCGTTCGAACCCGGCGACCTACACCGGCGTGTTCGATGCGATCCGCAAGCTCTTCGCGGAGACGCCCGAGGCCAAGGTGCGCGGCTACCAGCCCGGCCGGTTCTCCTTCAACATCAAGGGCGGGCGATGCGAGGCCTGCGCTGGCGACGGCACCCTGAAGATCGAGATGAACTTCCTGCCGGACGTCTACGTCCCTTGCGAGGTGTGCCACGGCGCCCGCTATAACCGCGAGACCCTCGAGGTGCTGTACAAGGGCAAGAACATCGCCGAGGTGCTCGACATGCCGATCGAGGAGGCTGCGGAGTTCTTCTCCTCGTACACGAAGATCTCCCGCTACCTGGACACCCTCGTGGAGGTGGGCCTGGGCTATGTGCGCCTCGGCCAGCCCGCCACGACCCTCTCCGGGGGTGAAGCGCAGCGGGTCAAGCTCGCCGCCGAGCTGCAGCGTCGGCACAACGGGCGAAGCGTCTATGTGCTCGACGAGCCCACCACAGGCCTGCACTTCGAGGACATCCGGCGCCTGTTGCACGTGCTGCAGTCCCTCGTGGACAAGGGCAACACGGTGCTGACGATTGAGCACAATCTCGACGTGATCAAGTGTGCGGACCACATTGTGGACCTCGGCCCCGAGGGAGGCTCGGGCGGCGGCGAGGTGGTCGCGACCGGCACCCCCGAGCAGGTGGCGCGCGCCGAGCGCTCACACACCGGTCGTTTCCTGGCGGAGCTGGTGCAGGCTCGGGGAGCGCAGGCATGAGTACGAGCCAGAGTGTGCGGTCCTTCGTCGCCGGCACCCTGTGCGTGAGCTGTCGGCCCCAGGTCGTGGGACTGGAGAACGTGCCGGAGCAGGGACCGTTCATCCTCGCCTCCAACCACCTCTCGTTTCTGGACTCGGTCAT
Proteins encoded in this region:
- a CDS encoding MBL fold metallo-hydrolase translates to MSRSTDVRLLHDLPAVTVRACSVSEMDNNVYLLTSTTTGAQVLIDAADDLEAVRGLLSSAAADTPCHTRLDAIVTTHRHWDHVRALAELAAEHDAVLYAGAEDADAIAEQTGVEIDARLEHADTVGVAGILLDVVGLRGHTPGSIAVVYEPGPDEAPVVFTGDSLFPGGVGNTDQDPERFTSLIDDVEARLFDVYADDTHVHPGHGASTTLGAQRPQLPAWRERGW
- a CDS encoding acyltransferase family protein, encoding MPASAPPDPRPTAPRPRLLWMDALRGLAVLLVVLMHAQTALVNTGLRPSPIVGVVNDAVGAFRMPGLLVLSGMLLVVSLRRPPRAYLAGKLRKIAWPWLVWTAAMIPAFGIEYATQPTWWLNGTHTWFLTVIFVGYVLGLVLRPVPPAVTALGLFAAGMLIEPQGNEWLLVVDRITWYGGFFFVGAGLARWRESWNRIPWPVMVLPVAFTLLWAGIAVRAGGHPEDHTVLTATAAVIGVLSVLWLFGRLPETPPMRWLGAAGRHSLVLFVAHYSVIRLLRRVEWMPEGIAGVAVLFAAGLGTGVVFVLLYPRVRWLFEFPRRRV
- the uvrA gene encoding excinuclease ABC subunit UvrA, with the protein product MEPDRIVVQGAREHNLKNVDVSLPRDSMVVFTGLSGSGKSSLAFDTIFAEGQRRYVESLSSYARMFLGRVDKPAVDFIEGLSPAVSIDQKSTNRNPRSTVGTITEIYDYMRLLWARVGVPHCADCGEPVDRQTPQQIVDQLLRLPERTRFQVLAPVVRGRKGEFVDLFSSLAAQGFSRAVVDGELVQLSDPPSLKKQVKHTIAVVVDRLAMKEGIRQRLTDSVETALRLAEGLVVVDFVDIEVVEEKGKKNTAELSGRDAEGRPRYRQFSEKLSCPNGHEQTVDEIEPRSFSFNNPFGACPECTGIGSRLQVDEDLVVPNDEASLADGAIAPWSLGKSTSQYWERVLEGLAADLGFRMDTPWKELPDTVRHAVLHGKDFKVEVSFRNRFGRERRYTTGFEGVVPYVARKHLETESDSARERYESFMRQIPCPACHGARLNPTVLNVLVEGRSIAEATALPLREARDFFAGLDLDDRQRQIADQVLKELLARLTFLLDVGLEYLNLERSAGTLSGGEAQRIRLATQIGSGLVGVLYVLDEPSIGLHQRDNRRLIETLLRLRDLGNTLIVVEHDEDTIAEADWIVDIGPNAGERGGEVVHSGSLEDLRANTRSITGDYLAGRRRIEVPAARRPVDPQRVLRVRGARENNLKDVTATIPLGVFTAVTGVSGSGKSTLINEILYKVLANRLNGAKHVPGRHRTVEGVDQLDKVVHVDQSPIGRTPRSNPATYTGVFDAIRKLFAETPEAKVRGYQPGRFSFNIKGGRCEACAGDGTLKIEMNFLPDVYVPCEVCHGARYNRETLEVLYKGKNIAEVLDMPIEEAAEFFSSYTKISRYLDTLVEVGLGYVRLGQPATTLSGGEAQRVKLAAELQRRHNGRSVYVLDEPTTGLHFEDIRRLLHVLQSLVDKGNTVLTIEHNLDVIKCADHIVDLGPEGGSGGGEVVATGTPEQVARAERSHTGRFLAELVQARGAQA